The Haematobia irritans isolate KBUSLIRL chromosome 1, ASM5000362v1, whole genome shotgun sequence DNA segment TTGCATTGAAGAGCTTGACTAAAAGTGGATAGATCATTGCATGCGTTGCATTACCCTTAGCATTACCATGTACATCTAACATACATTGAACAATATAACAACAAAGGAGACAACAAAGAGACAAATGACAAAGAGTTGCAAAGTGTTCTAAACGAATATAATAGCCAACAAACAATCGTTTTATATATAAGCAAAGCAAATAAATGATAATAATTTTGATGTGAAATCCAAATATTAGAGTAGGTCGTAATACATATagattctttgaaataaaaggtAGTAAATTGTGAATAAgatattaatcaaaaataatacgttataaaaacaataaaataatataaaagtaTTAATATGATACAATTGGTTATGACTTTCTAACATTCCCCCCCCCCCACAAAGAACAACTGTTCTTGATATACGTTAAGCAGAATAATTGAGGtgttttatttggttttttGAGATCACCAAGCTATGCCTCTACTCACAGCAACTCATCGGTTGAATTTGTGGTAATTGAAACTCATCTTTTACAGGAAGAAGTGCTATTTTAGATACGGGGCGCTTATAGGTCTTTCCATTAGATATTACAGAAACAACGCGGACTCTACCATCTGTGCCAGGATGAACTTCCGTAATACGGGCTAGTGGCCATTGACCGGGAGGCAACCTCTCGTCGCATATAAGGACAAGATCTCCCAATTCAGGATTTATTTGGGTTCTGGAAACCGACCCAGCGTTTCCAGAACTGTTGTTTTAATCTTTCAACAACTTTCCATCGAGAAAGTCGATCTATGGAGCAGTCTAGAAGATTTTCATCAGGGATTGTGAGAAGGGGctcaccaattaaaaaatgacctGGTGTAAGGGCAGAACAGTCGTTGGGGTCAGTGAATAGTGGACACAAAGGCCGCGAATTAAGGCAACTCTTAATTTGGGCCAACAAGGTGGTTAGTTCTTCAAACTTTAAAATTCGATTATCCATGGTTCTTTTCAAGTGATGCTTAGTAGACTTTACACTAGCTTCCCACATTCCCCCAAAGTTGGGCGATGCTGGTGGTATAAAGTGCCATTTTGTTCCACTGTTTGAAAGAAGCTCGCAGAGATGAGCCAATGAAGTTCGTACCGCAGTCAGAGTACAAGTCCGTACATATTCCACGGCTGGAGGTGAATCTTCTAAATGCTGCGATGAATGACTCAGTGGACATACTTGTAACCGCCTCTAAATGAACCGCCGTTGTCACCATACATATAAATAGAGATATATATCCTTTTGTCGTTACTGAATTGCGAGCAGTGGACTGTTTGATGGTAATAAGGCCGGCATAGT contains these protein-coding regions:
- the LOC142230723 gene encoding uncharacterized protein LOC142230723; translated protein: MRLHPIIKENDKHKSGFLTTGELHEALNILVIQSQRVEFSEELNHLKKCHPFPSSNRLAQLCPFVDEIGILRVGGRLQKAKFDYEFKHPILLSKNNPLSILLFSDAHMKTLHGGLTQMQAYVTRKYWVISARNIAKQVQRKCVTCFKYTAKAAQEIMGELPSVRLQPTRAFKHSGVDYAGLITIKQSTARNSRRLQVCPLSHSSQHLEDSPPAVEYVRTCTLTAVRTSLAHLCELLSNSGTKWHFIPPASPNFGGMWEASVKSTKHHLKRTMDNRILKFEELTTLLAQIKSCLNSRPLCPLFTDPNDCSALTPGHFLIGEPLLTIPDENLLDCSIDRLSRWKVVERLKQQFWKRWRLPPGQWPLARITEVHPGTDGRVRVVSVISNGKTYKRPVSKIALLPVKDEFQLPQIQPMSCCE